One genomic segment of Deltaproteobacteria bacterium CG11_big_fil_rev_8_21_14_0_20_42_23 includes these proteins:
- a CDS encoding four helix bundle protein, with the protein MEKFAFEKLDVYQRALDWVEQAEALCESLKGKVSYQMLDQLSRAALSIPLNIAEGNGRWHKGDKRQFFWIARGSVFECVPLVQVLHRKNLLDDIQYSSSYENLQVMAKMLSSLIKSVEKIDQK; encoded by the coding sequence ATGGAAAAATTTGCCTTCGAAAAGCTTGATGTATATCAACGTGCACTTGATTGGGTTGAGCAAGCAGAGGCTCTGTGTGAATCCTTAAAGGGAAAAGTGTCCTATCAAATGCTCGATCAACTTTCCCGAGCAGCTCTATCAATTCCTCTCAACATTGCCGAAGGAAATGGCAGGTGGCACAAAGGTGATAAACGACAGTTCTTCTGGATTGCTCGGGGATCTGTGTTTGAATGTGTGCCGCTCGTTCAAGTATTGCATCGAAAAAATTTACTTGATGATATCCAATATTCATCAAGCTATGAAAATCTTCAGGTTATGGCTAAAATGCTCAGCAGTTTAATCAAGTCTGTGGAGAAAATTGATCAGAAATAA